TTCAACGCTTGACACTTAATGAACTTCTAAAAATACATCGAAACAGATCCAAAATGGATCTAATTTGAAAGCACTCGTCACAAGCAACATGAATTTGAAAACAAAACTTAATTTGAACTTTTTGTTGAAAAGATATGAAAAAATTAAATTCTAAAGCTGAAAGAAAACGCATGCGCAAGGGGCTCGGTGCCCCCGCACCCGTGTACCACAAATCCTCTCCGGTCGATCAATTGCAAATATACCCAAGTCAGACAAAGTTTACTGCAGATTTTAGTGTACCAAAATTTCTTCTTACATGACAATCGCATTTGTTCAAAATTCACTGGGTTTTTTTATCATACTTTACAGGTGTGCTTGTGCTAGCAGTTGGCGGTGGCATAAGCCTTATATGTCTAGTGCCTGGTATCATATTTTTCATGCAGACGTTAAAGGCTCGACAGGCTAAGAGGCTCAGGGCGAAGTACTTCAAAGAAAATCGGGGTTTGTTGTTACAACAACTGGTGGACAAAGACATTGCTGAAAGGATGATGTTTAACTTAGAAGAACTTGAGAAGGCAACAAACAAGTTCGATGAGGCCCGTAAACTTGGTGGTGGTGGTCATGGTACTGTGTACAAAGGAATACTATCAAATCAGGATGTGGTTGCCATCAAGAAATCAAAAATTACAATCCAAAGAGAAATCGAAGATTTCATAAACGAGGTTGCCATCCTTTCACAAATTAACCACCGGAACGTCGTGAGGCTATTTGGATGCTGCCTAGAGACACAAGTCCCATTATTGGTTTATGAATTCATTTCAAATGGAACTCTTTCTGATTATCTCCATGTTGAAGGTGCCCTATCCTTGCCTTGGGGGGATCGACTGAGGATTGCTCTTGAAACTGCAGGTGCTCTCGCATATTTGCACTCCTCTGCTTTGACATCCATAATCCACAGAGATATTAAATCTGCCAACATTCTACTGGATCATCGTTTAATTGCTAAAGTATCAGATTTTGGAGCTTCTCGAGGTATCCCTATCGATCAAACAGGAGTTACAACTGCCATCCAAGGTACATTTGGGTACCTAGACCCCGAGTACTACCAAACAAGTAGGCTAACGGATAAAAGTGATGTTTATAGCTTCGGTGTCATACTTGTGGAGTTGCTCACAAGAAAGAAACCATCCACTGGCATGCACTCAGAATGCGGAAGCCTTATTGCACAATTCATCTTGGTGATAAGGCAGGATAAGCTATGTGAGATATTAGATCCTCAAGTCATATCGGAGTGTCTGGAGGCTGCAAAAGATGTTGCATCACTCGCATTGACATGCCTAAGCTTGAAGGGTGAGGATAGGCCAACCATGAGACAAGTGGAGATGGCACTGGAAAGGTTGTTAGTAGCAAATAAAAACACTGCACAAGGGCGTTCAGCCGAGCTAAACTACTCACCAGCTCAAATAAGCAACAATAATGATCACAATAGCAGACAGTATAGCGCCGAGCAGGCACTCTTACTATCAGCAAGCTTTCCTCGCTGATCCGCTTCCCGGTCCCTGTTGCATGCTTCCGAGCACTTCTGCATGTTCAGTTCATGTTCCTTCTGTGTAAGCGAAATGAACTTAATTCTGTGTGCTTTTGCCTGTACTGTTTATTTGGTTAACCTGATATGTTCAGTTTGTAATAAGGCTAGTTTGGTGGCACGCCAGGTTTGCATCCAACTCAGCGGGCCTATTTCCATTTTTTATTATTGTGTTGAATACTGTCTACACTCTTGTAAGTTAaaattctttgatcctctattctGTTCTTGCTTTCCGCGGTTGAGAAACCATTACATTTCTAAGGTCCTCAGTTTTACTGCCTGAAAGCTAGCTAGCTCATGATGAGCTATCTATTTTGACCTGGTCAGTTTGCCCGGCGTCCCTGCTGCCCTCATGGCTGCTTTAAGACTCCTTACTCCTTTCTCAAAATCAATAAAGTGAAGCCCTAGTCAGCTTGTCTATTTGGAGGAATCACCTTCTGTTTCTAGTGCAACAAATGCCTATTTATTTTCTTCATTCAGTGAGCTGATCTGCTATCAGTTTAGTTCAGAATTAGTGTCCCACTGGAGACAAAGACAGAGCAACGACGTATTTTTGGTGTTCGTATCATGTAGTAGTAAAACAGCTTGAGTTCTGTTCATATTATGATCTCAAGCAGGGACTTTCCACAGAGCATGAAGAATACGAGTTCTCACTAACAGTTTCACTTGTGGTGTCAACAATAAAGACTTCCTAATCTGAAAGTTTGAACAAGTGTAATTAGGAATGGCCACGGTGGGCCTTTTAATTGCGGAATCTCTCGGTAAATTACAGAGAATGGCTCACATAGTTGCTGTGTGCCGAGCCGCCGGCCGCCCTCTCCGTCGCCAATC
The window above is part of the Triticum aestivum cultivar Chinese Spring chromosome 2A, IWGSC CS RefSeq v2.1, whole genome shotgun sequence genome. Proteins encoded here:
- the LOC123038308 gene encoding wall-associated receptor kinase 3-like → MLMARGRESRSTAASAMPAHARQLRQLALMLVHFSVMPQGALSRGLGLPPEADPSRGREHWANMMCNSIPYPFGIRGSSIPGFEVTCGPNKEAMLPIGKHSYEIHDVSLQGGFVVISAGPISQVCYDRNGTRTQTTGTGDIRLEQTPFSNAAGGANLMVLNWAVGHGTCDQALTYNLASLHCNNKSGCIDAPSGAGYLCKCNAGYDGNPYAEDGCLDINECRNFDSNECSLWDFCNNTEGGFTCSCPHNWNGDGYRTGTGCNETPRPINWKNQSAGLSVCAQPERNPCTYLEYCSEDEQGVVACYCPLGLRGDGRQRGSGCQKHHYPLGVLVLAVGGGISLICLVPGIIFFMQTLKARQAKRLRAKYFKENRGLLLQQLVDKDIAERMMFNLEELEKATNKFDEARKLGGGGHGTVYKGILSNQDVVAIKKSKITIQREIEDFINEVAILSQINHRNVVRLFGCCLETQVPLLVYEFISNGTLSDYLHVEGALSLPWGDRLRIALETAGALAYLHSSALTSIIHRDIKSANILLDHRLIAKVSDFGASRGIPIDQTGVTTAIQGTFGYLDPEYYQTSRLTDKSDVYSFGVILVELLTRKKPSTGMHSECGSLIAQFILVIRQDKLCEILDPQVISECLEAAKDVASLALTCLSLKGEDRPTMRQVEMALERLLVANKNTAQGRSAELNYSPAQISNNNDHNSRQYSAEQALLLSASFPR